The following coding sequences are from one Thermodesulfobacteriota bacterium window:
- a CDS encoding DoxX family protein — protein MGLLTGTNKTMLSISILLLRLVLGGILFVAGAGKVFGWFGGMGLEATLEAFTQMGFSAPLAHLSNYTELIGGLLIAIGLLTRPAALAIAINMLVATVVSLPQGFMIGASYPFSLFMVSLAILLSGPRSISVDAFFSEGPRGPAPSTAPRFRSSADEKGRRL, from the coding sequence ATGGGTTTACTGACCGGAACCAATAAAACGATGTTGAGCATTTCGATTCTGCTTCTCCGCCTCGTGCTCGGCGGGATTCTTTTCGTCGCCGGGGCGGGGAAGGTATTCGGATGGTTCGGCGGAATGGGGCTCGAAGCGACGCTCGAGGCATTTACGCAGATGGGCTTTTCGGCCCCGCTCGCTCACCTGAGCAATTATACGGAGCTGATCGGGGGCCTGCTTATCGCGATCGGGCTTCTCACGCGCCCCGCGGCGCTGGCGATCGCGATAAATATGCTCGTGGCCACGGTGGTATCGCTGCCGCAGGGCTTCATGATAGGGGCGTCTTACCCGTTCAGCCTGTTCATGGTTTCGCTTGCAATTCTTCTATCGGGGCCGAGGTCTATAAGCGTTGACGCCTTCTTTTCGGAAGGGCCGCGCGGGCCGGCGCCGAGTACAGCCCCACGGTTTAGGAGCAGCGCCGATGAGAAAGGTCGTCGTCTCTAA